One part of the Solanum dulcamara chromosome 8, daSolDulc1.2, whole genome shotgun sequence genome encodes these proteins:
- the LOC129901745 gene encoding uncharacterized protein LOC129901745 isoform X1: MQTLKFIISLMVTGRPPYFSSSEVIALKSPPIIHGILTEILFVPLCLWMLSCCCLCWNGLCSCSSGYPPVLEDLMLRILIGAYCMVCVCEVPQDGEFDIPFPHDLEVYSVCNILLGLVLFAVSRSTVSGFPTAVAMEKTASLTKKFEDSSGKLIHMRSLPLD, from the exons ATGCAGACCCTGAAATTCATAATTTCATTGATGGTTACTGGAAGGCCTCCATATTTCTCCTCTTCTGAAGTTATTGCATTAAAGTCACCCCCAATCATCCATGGAATATTAACTGAG ATTCTGTTTGTCCCCCTCTGCTTGTGGATGTTGTCTTGCTGCTGTTTATGCTGGAATGGTTTGTGCTCTTGTTCTTCTGGATATCCTCCTGTTCTTGAAGATTTGATGTTACGGATTTTGATTGGAGCTTACTGCATGGTGTGTGTATGTGAGGTTCCTCAG GATGGAGAATTCGACATTCCTTTTCCTCATGACCTTGAAGTCTACAGTGTTTGCAATATCTTG CTTGGCCTTGTCTTGTTTGCTGTGTCCAGATCTACTGTTAGCGGTTTTCCAACTGCTGTTGCAATGGAAAAAACAGCCTCTTTAACAAAGAAATTTGAAGACAGTTCAGGAAAGCTTATCCACATGAGGTCTCTTCCTTTGGATTGA
- the LOC129901745 gene encoding uncharacterized protein LOC129901745 isoform X2: MSLALMAASKLCSKILFVPLCLWMLSCCCLCWNGLCSCSSGYPPVLEDLMLRILIGAYCMVCVCEVPQDGEFDIPFPHDLEVYSVCNILLGLVLFAVSRSTVSGFPTAVAMEKTASLTKKFEDSSGKLIHMRSLPLD, encoded by the exons ATGTCTCTTGCTCTAATGGCTGCTTCAAAATTATGCTCTAAG ATTCTGTTTGTCCCCCTCTGCTTGTGGATGTTGTCTTGCTGCTGTTTATGCTGGAATGGTTTGTGCTCTTGTTCTTCTGGATATCCTCCTGTTCTTGAAGATTTGATGTTACGGATTTTGATTGGAGCTTACTGCATGGTGTGTGTATGTGAGGTTCCTCAG GATGGAGAATTCGACATTCCTTTTCCTCATGACCTTGAAGTCTACAGTGTTTGCAATATCTTG CTTGGCCTTGTCTTGTTTGCTGTGTCCAGATCTACTGTTAGCGGTTTTCCAACTGCTGTTGCAATGGAAAAAACAGCCTCTTTAACAAAGAAATTTGAAGACAGTTCAGGAAAGCTTATCCACATGAGGTCTCTTCCTTTGGATTGA